From Triticum aestivum cultivar Chinese Spring chromosome 4A, IWGSC CS RefSeq v2.1, whole genome shotgun sequence, a single genomic window includes:
- the LOC123087680 gene encoding uncharacterized protein: MEANDNDFSDSPRSQQLDGEDRLSMLTDDILLSILGRVSSLIATRTSVLSTRWRHLPWLLPELSINVEDFLSAPRADPIEENDMEQAMASLTKATRSLLNKQQRESTISSLHLNLYLINTFLCEVGPLIGDAIDSGLLKDLDLSVLDETDALARTEEDMLQRAQEIDSFFSAYPSVLHCLTKLFLKNVGFDKLDMHHVLFDCCKQLQHLSLFHCDTGSYSLFKIDAPDSKLCVLEIEKCRFVRIDLVCLPKLEKFLCETWVSEYAPVTFGFVPSLGDLELSCGSNCDQREFKLSELLYGVTSIHTLTLDFQGENLWLQPEMEELHTAFSKLRKLSVRGIFVEFDISWTIAFLVAAPSVEILHIEVWEHVCDVGEGRLASYLTRSTPWWERHLDNSSENKLLKELEFAGFKSLEHQFTFIRSMMERCPNLQKIVLMGDEQCSSCDALMSSRPSKFPNRKEEQEMVVKRIRDGMFSPEIFFYE; encoded by the exons CAACTGGACGGCGAAGATAGGCTCAGCATGCTGACCGATGATATTTTACTGTCCATCTTGGGGAGAGTCAGTTCACTTATTGCTACAAGGACAAGTGTGCTCTCTACACGGTGGAGGCATCTGCCTTGGTTGCTGCCTGAACTCAGCATCAATGTCGAGGATTTCCTATCCGCTCCGCGCGCTGACCCTATTGAGGAAAATGATATGGAGCAAGCTATGGCCTCTTTGACCAAAGCAACCAGGAGTTTGTTGAATAAACAACAGAGAGAATCCACTATCTCAAGTTTGCACCTTAACCTCTATTTGATCAACACTTTCCTGTGTGAAGTTGGCCCACTGATAGGTGATGCAATCGACAGTGGTTTGTTGAAAGATTTGGATCTCAGTGTTCTTGATGAGACAGATGCTTTGGCCCGTACTGAGGAGGATATGCTGCAGCGAGCTCAAGAAATAGATTCTTTTTTCAGTGCTTACCCTAGTGTGCTCCACTGCCTCACAAAGCTTTTCCTAAAAAATGTAGGCTTTGATAAATTGGACATGCACCATGTCCTGTTTGACTGCTGCAAGCAACTTCAGCATCTAAGCCTTTTCCATTGTGATACTGGTTCCTACTCTCTCTTTAAGATTGATGCACCAGACTCAAAACTTTGTGTCCTAGAAATTGAGAAGTGTCGCTTTGTGAGGATTGACCTGGTCTGCCTCCCGAAATTGGAGAAGTTCTTATGTGAGACCTGGGTATCTGAGTATGCCCCAGTGACCTTTGGTTTTGTCCCATCTCTTGGGGACTTAGAACTCTCATGTGGTTCAAATTGTGATCAACGCGAATTTAAATTAAGTGAGCTTCTATATGGAGTAACAAGTATACACACTCTCACATTGGATTTCCAAGGAGAAAAT CTTTGGTTGCAACCTGAAATGGAGGAACTCCACACCGCATTCAGCAAGCTAAGGAAGCTATCCGTACGTGGTATATTTGTTGAATTTGACATTTCATGGACAATAGCCTTTCTTGTAGCAGCACCATCTGTCGAAATATTGCACATTGAG GTATGGGAACATGTGTGCGATGTGGGTGAGGGCAGGCTCGCTTCCTACCTTACCAGAAGTACTCCTTGGTGGGAAAGACACTTGGACAACAGCTCCGAGAACAAGCTTCTGAAAGAGCTAGAATTCGCTGGATTTAAATCACTAGAACACCAGTTTACGTTCATAAGATCAATGATGGAGCGATGTCCCAACTTGCAGAAGATAGTTCTGATGGGAGACGAGCAGTGTAGTTCCTGTGACGCCCTTATGTCGTCGCGTCCTTCGAAATTTCCAAATAGGAAAGAGGAGCAAGAAATGGTGGTTAAGCGGATTAGAGATGGCATGTTCTCGCCAGAGATATTTTTTTACGAATAA